The following are encoded together in the Nocardioides thalensis genome:
- a CDS encoding glycine--tRNA ligase, whose product MAKPPASTVDTVVSLAKRRGFVYPCGEIYGGTRSAWDYGPLGVELKDNIKRQWWKSMVQAREDVVGLDSSIILPRETWVASGHVGTFTDPLTECQSCHKRFREDHLQEDYAAKKGIEDPDTVNINESVACPNCGTRGAWTEARDFQMMLKTYLGVIEDESGLHYLRPETAQGIFLNFANIVTSQRMKPPFGIAQIGKSFRNEITPGNFIFRTREFEQMEMEFFVKPGEDEEWHQYWIDERTRWYTDLGINPDNLRHFEHPKEKLSHYSTRTVDIEYRFNFAGSEWGELEGIANRTDFDLSTHSKHSGADLRYYDQAADERYTPYVIEPAAGLSRSLMTFLVDAYSEDEAPNTKGGVDKRTVLRLDPRLAPVKVAVLPLSRNADLTPKAKAVATELRANWNVDFDDSGAIGRRYRRQDEIGTPYCVTVDFETLDDHAVTVRERDTMQQERVALDQLTSYFATRLVGC is encoded by the coding sequence GTGGCCAAGCCGCCAGCGTCCACCGTCGACACCGTCGTCTCCCTCGCCAAGCGCCGGGGATTCGTCTACCCGTGCGGCGAGATCTACGGCGGCACCCGCTCCGCCTGGGACTACGGCCCGCTCGGCGTGGAGCTGAAGGACAACATCAAGCGCCAGTGGTGGAAGTCCATGGTCCAGGCCCGCGAGGACGTCGTCGGCCTCGACTCCTCCATCATCCTGCCCCGCGAGACCTGGGTCGCGTCGGGCCACGTCGGCACGTTCACCGACCCGCTGACCGAGTGCCAGTCGTGCCACAAGCGCTTCCGCGAGGACCACCTCCAGGAGGACTACGCGGCCAAGAAGGGCATCGAGGACCCCGACACGGTCAACATCAACGAGTCGGTCGCCTGCCCCAACTGCGGCACCCGCGGCGCGTGGACCGAGGCCCGCGACTTCCAGATGATGCTCAAGACCTACCTCGGCGTCATCGAGGACGAGTCGGGCCTGCACTACCTGCGTCCCGAGACCGCGCAGGGCATCTTCCTCAACTTCGCCAACATCGTGACCAGCCAGCGGATGAAGCCCCCGTTCGGCATCGCCCAGATCGGCAAGAGCTTCCGCAACGAGATCACGCCGGGCAACTTCATCTTCCGCACCCGCGAGTTCGAGCAGATGGAGATGGAGTTCTTCGTCAAGCCGGGCGAGGACGAGGAGTGGCACCAGTACTGGATCGACGAGCGCACCCGCTGGTACACCGACCTCGGCATCAACCCCGACAACCTGCGACACTTCGAGCACCCGAAGGAGAAGCTGTCGCACTACTCCACGCGCACCGTGGACATCGAGTACCGCTTCAACTTCGCCGGCTCCGAGTGGGGCGAGCTCGAGGGCATCGCCAACCGCACCGACTTCGACCTGTCGACCCACTCGAAGCACTCCGGCGCCGACCTGCGCTACTACGACCAGGCGGCCGACGAGCGCTACACGCCGTACGTCATCGAGCCGGCGGCCGGCCTCTCGCGCAGCCTGATGACGTTCCTCGTCGACGCCTACTCCGAGGACGAGGCGCCCAACACCAAGGGCGGCGTCGACAAGCGCACCGTGCTGCGGCTCGACCCGCGCCTGGCCCCGGTCAAGGTCGCCGTGCTCCCGCTCTCGCGCAACGCCGACCTCACGCCCAAGGCGAAGGCCGTCGCCACCGAGCTGCGAGCCAATTGGAACGTCGACTTCGACGACTCCGGTGCGATCGGCCGCCGCTACCGCCGCCAGGACGAGATCGGTACGCCGTACTGCGTCACCGTCGACTTCGAGACCCTCGACGACCATGCGGTCACGGTGCGCGAGCGCGACACGATGCAGCAGGAGCGGGTGGCGCTCGACCAGCTCACGTCGTACTTCGCGACACGGTTGGTCGGCTGCTGA
- a CDS encoding antibiotic biosynthesis monooxygenase translates to MLVVNRFRAPSDTAAAGALRDDLAAAHALLASKPGYVEGHVGRNLDEPDLWVLSTRWESVGAYRRALSAYDVKLAAVPTLSRAIDEPSAYELVEPNSVLNVAEPRVT, encoded by the coding sequence GTGCTCGTCGTCAACCGCTTCCGCGCGCCCTCCGACACCGCCGCCGCCGGTGCGCTGCGCGACGACCTCGCGGCGGCGCACGCGCTGCTCGCGAGCAAGCCGGGGTACGTCGAGGGCCACGTCGGCCGCAACCTCGACGAACCCGACCTGTGGGTGCTCAGCACCCGCTGGGAGAGTGTGGGCGCCTACCGCAGGGCGCTGTCGGCGTACGACGTGAAGCTGGCCGCGGTGCCGACGCTGAGCCGCGCGATCGACGAGCCGAGCGCCTACGAGCTGGTGGAGCCGAACTCGGTTCTGAACGTCGCGGAGCCTCGCGTAACCTGA
- a CDS encoding metal ABC transporter substrate-binding protein, which yields MRFSRAVLALPALALVASGCSAFSDESATDDGELTVAAAFYPLQFVAERVAGEHADVVQLTQPGTEPHDLELSISETAEISEADLVVYEEGFQPAVDDAVEQNAEGVALDAASVVDLMAVEETAEEHEEHGEEEHTEDEHAEDEHAEDEHTEDEHAEDEHAEEDGHDHGDVDPHFWQDPLRVADLADAVAAELADLDSEHADDYEANAAALRADLEDLDAAFTTGLADCERDTIVVSHDAFGYLEKYDLHIAPIVGLSPDAEPTAAVLGELEDLIRTEGITTVFSEPLEPALGEGLAADLDLTEAVLDPVEGLTDATAEEDYLSLMESNLEAIRTANACQ from the coding sequence ATGCGCTTCTCTCGTGCCGTCCTCGCACTCCCCGCTCTCGCCCTCGTCGCCTCGGGGTGCTCCGCCTTCAGCGACGAGAGCGCCACGGACGACGGGGAGCTCACCGTCGCCGCCGCCTTCTACCCGCTCCAGTTCGTGGCCGAGCGGGTCGCCGGCGAGCACGCCGACGTCGTCCAGCTCACCCAGCCGGGGACGGAGCCGCACGACCTGGAGCTCTCGATCAGCGAGACCGCCGAGATCAGCGAGGCCGACCTCGTGGTCTACGAGGAGGGCTTCCAGCCGGCCGTCGACGACGCCGTCGAGCAGAACGCCGAAGGGGTGGCGCTGGACGCCGCCTCCGTCGTCGACCTGATGGCCGTCGAGGAGACGGCCGAGGAGCACGAGGAGCACGGCGAGGAGGAGCACACCGAGGACGAGCACGCCGAGGACGAGCACGCCGAGGACGAGCACACCGAGGACGAGCACGCCGAGGACGAGCACGCCGAGGAGGACGGCCACGACCACGGCGACGTCGACCCGCACTTCTGGCAGGACCCGCTGCGCGTGGCCGACCTCGCCGACGCCGTGGCCGCTGAGCTCGCCGACCTCGACTCCGAGCACGCCGACGACTACGAGGCGAACGCCGCCGCCCTGCGCGCCGACCTCGAGGATCTCGACGCCGCGTTCACCACTGGCCTCGCCGACTGCGAGCGTGACACGATCGTGGTGTCGCACGACGCCTTCGGGTACTTGGAGAAGTACGACCTCCACATCGCCCCGATCGTCGGCCTCTCGCCCGATGCCGAGCCGACTGCGGCCGTCCTCGGGGAGCTCGAGGACCTGATCCGGACGGAGGGCATCACGACGGTGTTCAGCGAGCCGCTCGAGCCGGCCCTCGGCGAGGGCCTCGCCGCCGACCTCGACCTGACCGAGGCCGTGCTCGACCCGGTGGAGGGTCTCACCGACGCCACCGCGGAGGAGGACTACCTTTCCCTGATGGAGTCCAACCTCGAGGCCATCCGGACGGCGAACGCGTGTCAGTAG